One segment of Neobacillus endophyticus DNA contains the following:
- a CDS encoding glycosyltransferase codes for MARVLYLLNFVGNGGTEKYVLDLIEQVGRKNCVFVYSEVGPGLEVFQQTGVKMFQVNMTGPFDVNAAKQIKQIIQQENIDVVHANFLRENYLAILAKWLGAHCRVFWTYHVNVPMGLGIRSLNRIMTAFNHKVITVSHFMYEQLLQKGVSKSKLRLIHNGVEGPKQAQPMKSLREVPVFSVVGRLREEKGQAFLIESLDFLKKAHPELKWECHLYGDGPQHEELTELVHKLGLENFVQFKGFCAEKEIVYLNSDIVIVPSKNDAFPYVPMEALSFNRVVVGTKIGGIPEIIKHDESGLLVEYGNNEELANTLYRLLTNQELVQKLSENGRKYFEEHFTLEKMMQQTTELYEH; via the coding sequence TTGGCAAGGGTTCTTTATTTATTAAATTTCGTCGGCAATGGCGGAACGGAAAAGTATGTCTTGGATTTAATTGAGCAGGTTGGACGGAAAAACTGTGTGTTTGTTTATTCAGAAGTAGGTCCCGGTTTGGAAGTTTTTCAGCAAACCGGAGTGAAAATGTTTCAGGTGAACATGACCGGTCCTTTTGATGTAAATGCCGCCAAGCAAATCAAGCAGATTATTCAACAGGAAAACATTGATGTCGTGCATGCCAATTTTTTAAGGGAGAATTACCTCGCCATTCTAGCGAAGTGGCTGGGAGCACATTGCAGAGTGTTTTGGACCTACCATGTGAATGTACCAATGGGGCTTGGCATTCGCAGTTTGAACCGGATCATGACGGCGTTTAATCATAAAGTGATCACGGTCTCCCATTTTATGTACGAGCAATTGCTGCAAAAGGGAGTCTCAAAAAGCAAACTGCGACTGATTCATAACGGTGTTGAGGGCCCTAAGCAGGCACAGCCAATGAAAAGTTTAAGGGAGGTTCCAGTCTTTTCAGTTGTTGGACGTCTGAGAGAGGAAAAAGGACAAGCTTTTTTAATCGAGAGTTTGGATTTTCTAAAAAAAGCTCACCCGGAATTGAAATGGGAATGTCATCTATATGGAGATGGCCCGCAGCATGAGGAACTGACAGAACTTGTACATAAGCTCGGTTTAGAAAATTTTGTGCAATTTAAAGGTTTTTGCGCCGAAAAGGAAATAGTATACTTAAACAGTGATATTGTGATTGTGCCGTCCAAAAATGACGCATTTCCTTACGTACCAATGGAAGCTTTATCCTTTAACCGTGTGGTAGTCGGGACAAAGATCGGCGGTATTCCTGAAATTATCAAGCATGATGAGTCGGGGCTGCTGGTCGAATACGGTAATAACGAAGAACTTGCCAACACACTCTATCGGCTTTTAACCAATCAGGAGCTTGTTCAAAAGCTTTCGGAGAATGGAAGAAAGTACTTTGAAGAACATTTTACCCTGGAAAAAATGATGCAACAAACAACTGAGCTGTATGAGCATTAA
- a CDS encoding GtrA family protein — translation MIKQVIKFGIVGVINTLDYYLLYLLFQSVLSIYYLIAHILAFLISMVGSFYLNSYFTYKTKPTLKKFLQFPLTYVVNITVSTSAIYILVDLMKMNEKVSPLLASFIAIPFTFALSRYILTKQEA, via the coding sequence ATGATTAAACAAGTTATTAAGTTTGGTATTGTCGGTGTGATCAATACATTAGATTATTATCTCTTATATTTATTATTTCAATCGGTTTTGTCAATCTATTATTTAATTGCACATATCCTGGCCTTCTTAATCAGCATGGTTGGCTCCTTCTATTTGAACTCATATTTTACTTACAAAACCAAACCTACATTAAAAAAATTCTTGCAGTTTCCCTTAACCTATGTGGTGAATATCACCGTTTCAACAAGTGCAATCTATATATTGGTCGACTTAATGAAAATGAATGAAAAAGTATCACCATTGCTGGCATCGTTCATTGCAATTCCCTTTACCTTTGCCTTGTCCCGATATATTTTGACGAAACAAGAGGCATAA
- a CDS encoding glycosyltransferase family 2 protein codes for MISVIVPCYNEEKSIRNFHREITEVMKSQATYELVFVDDGSRDDTLKLLQEISYKDEAVRYLSFSRNFGKEAAMLAGLTYASGDAVIIMDADLQHPPSLIPEMIQRYYDGYDQVIAKRNRKGDALIRTGFSKLYYKLMNKMVDVKLVDGVGDFRLLSRRAVDALLAMNEYNRFSKGLFSWIGFDEYVIEYENVAREEGASKWSMPKLINYGIDGIISFNNKPLRLSIYFGLIITLLDLLYIFIIFLRILIYGVEVPGYFTIIASVMLLGGIQLIFLGVIGEYIGRIYYESKRRPHFIVKNTNIESAEAAANPVYIKQQSRV; via the coding sequence ATGATTTCGGTCATCGTACCATGCTATAACGAAGAAAAAAGCATCAGAAATTTCCATAGGGAAATCACTGAGGTTATGAAAAGTCAAGCAACATACGAACTTGTTTTTGTTGATGATGGAAGCCGTGACGATACATTAAAATTGTTACAGGAAATTTCTTATAAGGATGAAGCCGTTCGCTATCTTTCCTTTAGCCGAAACTTCGGAAAGGAAGCAGCGATGCTGGCAGGATTAACGTATGCATCCGGTGATGCGGTCATTATTATGGATGCTGATTTACAACATCCTCCTTCACTGATTCCTGAAATGATTCAGCGTTATTATGATGGATATGATCAGGTCATTGCCAAACGGAATCGGAAAGGCGATGCTCTCATTCGGACAGGCTTTTCAAAGCTGTATTACAAATTAATGAATAAAATGGTCGATGTGAAGCTAGTGGATGGTGTGGGTGATTTCAGGCTTTTAAGCAGAAGAGCAGTGGATGCATTGCTGGCTATGAATGAATATAACCGTTTTTCGAAAGGATTATTCTCATGGATTGGCTTTGATGAATACGTCATCGAATATGAGAATGTGGCAAGAGAAGAGGGCGCAAGTAAATGGAGTATGCCTAAGCTGATCAATTACGGGATTGACGGGATCATTTCCTTTAATAATAAACCGCTTAGGTTGTCCATTTATTTTGGCCTAATCATTACATTGCTGGACCTTCTTTATATTTTTATCATTTTTTTAAGAATATTAATTTACGGGGTCGAGGTTCCAGGCTATTTCACGATTATCGCCTCTGTTATGCTGTTAGGAGGCATTCAATTAATCTTTCTTGGTGTTATTGGAGAGTACATCGGCCGCATTTATTATGAAAGCAAGCGCCGACCGCACTTTATCGTTAAGAACACCAACATCGAATCAGCGGAAGCGGCAGCCAATCCTGTGTACATCAAACAACAAAGCAGGGTTTAA
- a CDS encoding O-antigen ligase family protein, with amino-acid sequence MKLSQNNIWLLIIGILAVIAGTFIGHSKVAMLISLLIAIGAFWKKETGILFLLVFIPIRPFLITMNPGYKILGDAIIGFLFVRTIFDYRKDLKKLFNFHPFEWAFFAFGVIGIISALLTGVSLKAIIFQLRAYYLFYLVFYIVKRMEISADFVRKMAGTTFVMGLVLSIQGIVEKISNKTMLMPQEWQQWYLSPTNFIRVYGLLKGPNELSLYLLITFFVSLYVLKHAKGFVRYLVYIGLVLFGTTILLTYSRGTILTLIVFILVYVIFIRKWRPLLPILAVAVLSLGLFVGVNAAATSYASYLKGHHEVGNNQEGANRFRNVISDQTLEQSSSSGRIYRVKKAAEIFKDHPVIGTGFATFGGAATISYHSPIYKHYGIKTDFYSDNQYILVLVETGIIGMLMMLMVIYFLLTTTWKNRKSFYSPLLIYFLTALLVGGTVYNILENDSFMMLYFILLGIALRRGRKENEPDLF; translated from the coding sequence ATGAAATTATCTCAAAACAATATATGGTTACTAATTATAGGAATATTAGCTGTAATTGCCGGCACGTTTATTGGGCATTCGAAAGTGGCAATGCTTATTTCATTGCTGATCGCGATCGGGGCTTTTTGGAAGAAGGAAACAGGAATCTTATTTCTTCTTGTGTTTATCCCGATTCGCCCATTTTTAATTACCATGAATCCGGGATATAAAATTTTGGGAGATGCCATTATTGGTTTTCTGTTTGTAAGGACTATTTTTGATTACCGCAAGGATTTGAAAAAACTATTCAACTTCCATCCATTTGAATGGGCCTTTTTCGCCTTTGGTGTGATTGGCATCATTTCGGCCCTGCTGACGGGTGTTTCGTTAAAAGCGATTATCTTTCAGCTGCGTGCCTATTATCTTTTTTACCTTGTGTTTTACATCGTAAAAAGAATGGAAATTTCCGCTGACTTTGTACGTAAGATGGCAGGGACAACATTCGTCATGGGGCTCGTCTTGTCCATTCAGGGAATCGTTGAAAAAATCTCGAACAAAACGATGCTGATGCCGCAAGAATGGCAGCAGTGGTATCTGTCTCCAACCAACTTTATCCGTGTGTATGGATTGCTCAAAGGACCAAATGAACTTTCGCTGTATTTGTTAATTACCTTCTTTGTATCTCTTTATGTCCTTAAGCATGCGAAAGGATTTGTACGGTACCTAGTCTATATTGGCCTCGTGTTATTTGGAACCACCATTTTGCTCACTTATTCAAGAGGAACCATTCTGACACTGATTGTGTTCATACTTGTTTATGTCATCTTTATTCGAAAATGGAGACCGCTTCTTCCGATTTTGGCAGTTGCCGTCCTTTCCCTTGGCCTGTTTGTCGGAGTTAACGCTGCTGCAACCTCATATGCCTCATACTTGAAGGGACATCATGAAGTAGGAAATAATCAAGAGGGTGCAAATCGATTTAGAAATGTCATATCTGATCAAACGCTAGAACAAAGCAGCTCAAGCGGCCGAATCTATCGAGTGAAAAAGGCTGCCGAAATTTTTAAAGATCACCCTGTAATCGGGACAGGATTTGCCACATTTGGCGGTGCAGCAACCATTTCGTATCATTCGCCAATTTACAAACATTATGGTATTAAGACTGACTTTTACTCTGATAATCAATATATTCTTGTTCTAGTGGAAACAGGAATTATCGGAATGCTGATGATGTTAATGGTCATCTACTTCCTTTTGACCACTACATGGAAGAACAGAAAATCCTTTTACTCACCGTTATTAATTTATTTTCTCACAGCATTGCTTGTCGGCGGCACTGTCTATAATATCTTGGAAAATGACTCTTTTATGATGTTATACTTTATTCTGCTTGGCATTGCTTTAAGAAGAGGACGGAAGGAAAATGAGCCGGATCTTTTCTAA
- a CDS encoding IS1182 family transposase, with protein MLSKNTQINRDQIEMIALDQLVPADHLVRKIEAAVDFSFIYSLVEDLYSTKRGRSSIDPVVLIKMAFIQYTFGIRSMRQTIKEIETNMAYRWFLGFGFYDKVPHFSTFGKNYERRFKDTDLFEQIFYRILKEAADKKLVSSEHVFIDSTHVKASANKRKFEKKVVRKESKAYEARLQAEINSDREEHGKKPIPPDKYEKEENKEIKESTTDSESGYYVKDERTKQFAYSFHAAADRNGFVLGTIVTPGNVHDSTMLEPLVEKVIEKCGKPNAVAADAGYKTPAIAQYLIENEIRPALPYTRPRTKEGYLKKHDYVYDEHFDCYICPEGQVLDYRTTTKEGYRQYISNPVICKDCPLLAQCTQSQNHQKLIQRHIWEPYLEEAEHLRHTEENKIIYARRKETIERVFADAKEKHGMRWTTLRGLKKLSMQAMLTFAAMNLKKLATWTWKSPEMA; from the coding sequence ATGCTTTCGAAAAATACACAGATAAATCGTGACCAAATTGAAATGATTGCCTTAGATCAACTTGTACCTGCTGATCACTTGGTTCGCAAAATAGAAGCCGCAGTAGATTTTTCATTTATCTATTCATTGGTTGAAGATTTGTACTCAACTAAGCGCGGACGTTCAAGTATTGACCCTGTTGTATTAATTAAGATGGCTTTCATTCAATATACCTTCGGTATCCGTTCGATGCGTCAAACGATAAAGGAAATTGAAACAAATATGGCGTATCGCTGGTTTTTAGGATTTGGTTTTTATGATAAAGTACCCCACTTTTCAACTTTTGGTAAAAACTACGAACGTCGTTTTAAGGATACAGACTTATTTGAACAAATTTTCTACCGTATTTTAAAAGAGGCAGCAGATAAAAAGTTAGTTAGTTCGGAACATGTATTCATTGATTCAACTCACGTTAAAGCAAGTGCAAATAAACGCAAATTCGAAAAGAAAGTAGTTCGGAAAGAATCAAAAGCTTATGAAGCACGTCTTCAAGCAGAAATTAATAGTGATCGTGAAGAACATGGGAAAAAGCCCATCCCACCAGATAAATATGAAAAAGAAGAAAACAAAGAAATAAAAGAAAGTACAACAGATTCGGAGAGTGGTTACTATGTAAAAGACGAAAGGACAAAGCAATTTGCTTATTCATTTCATGCAGCCGCAGATAGAAATGGTTTTGTCCTGGGGACTATTGTAACTCCAGGTAACGTTCATGATAGTACAATGTTAGAGCCTCTAGTTGAAAAGGTCATTGAAAAATGTGGGAAACCTAATGCTGTAGCTGCTGATGCCGGATATAAAACACCTGCTATTGCTCAATATTTAATTGAAAATGAAATTCGCCCTGCTTTACCCTATACACGACCACGTACAAAGGAGGGATATTTGAAAAAGCACGATTATGTCTATGATGAGCACTTTGATTGTTACATATGTCCGGAAGGACAAGTTCTGGATTATAGAACGACTACTAAGGAAGGTTATCGACAGTACATCTCTAATCCTGTTATATGTAAGGATTGCCCACTTCTAGCACAATGTACACAAAGTCAAAATCATCAAAAGCTCATTCAACGACATATCTGGGAACCATATCTTGAAGAGGCTGAACATCTTCGTCATACAGAAGAGAATAAAATAATATATGCACGTCGTAAAGAAACAATTGAACGTGTATTCGCGGATGCGAAAGAAAAGCATGGTATGCGATGGACAACCTTAAGAGGTCTTAAAAAATTGTCCATGCAGGCGATGCTTACTTTTGCTGCTATGAATTTAAAGAAGTTGGCTACATGGACTTGGAAAAGTCCAGAAATGGCATAA